Proteins encoded within one genomic window of Acidithiobacillus sp. AMEEHan:
- the pelG gene encoding exopolysaccharide Pel transporter PelG, which translates to MAGIGFELRRILRRNSYLALIEAYGYAGIVSSGPWLLSIFGILLLGFLAMSDQSAALPIIQFQVSVTYLIAVSLIFTGPMQLLFTRYIADMLFARQARSVVTILLTMLVTAMVPGAVFASLILLLLFQGTSLVYQVLMGFSFVELCGVWVLTIMGTSLKDYKALVSWYFLAYATIVLLGFFEGRHWGLPGYLAAFSVGQMVLLFGLGITVIREFPGYLQWPEKRVNHLFWSLSLVGLAFNAAIWADKFLFWFDPATGEQVIGPLHASPIYDVPIFLSYITIVPGLAVFLFRLETDFVEAYQSYNRAIVEGGTLAELRAAKIGMIIATRAGLWDIAKIQGVTVLLAFAFTPQLLHVLGYSQNYARIFEFDVIGVSLQLLLMSLLNVYFYLDLRFRAVVLSLLFFTGNLVFTWLTLRAGPFFYGMGFVAGLFLVDTLGVYLLARDLDRIDYLTFIRAR; encoded by the coding sequence ATGGCAGGCATTGGCTTTGAGTTGCGTCGTATTCTTCGCCGAAATAGCTACTTGGCGCTGATCGAGGCCTACGGCTACGCCGGCATTGTCTCATCCGGGCCATGGCTGCTATCGATTTTTGGAATATTGCTCCTTGGTTTTCTCGCCATGAGCGATCAGTCGGCAGCCTTACCCATCATCCAATTTCAGGTATCCGTCACTTACCTGATTGCAGTATCGCTCATTTTTACCGGGCCTATGCAGTTGCTGTTTACTCGGTATATCGCTGACATGCTGTTTGCTCGGCAGGCACGTTCGGTGGTAACGATATTGCTCACCATGCTGGTGACGGCAATGGTCCCGGGCGCGGTGTTCGCGAGCCTGATCCTGCTATTGTTGTTTCAGGGAACATCCCTCGTTTATCAGGTTCTGATGGGGTTCAGCTTTGTCGAACTCTGTGGCGTATGGGTGCTTACCATCATGGGCACCAGTCTGAAGGACTACAAGGCGCTGGTGAGTTGGTATTTTCTCGCCTACGCAACGATCGTTTTGTTGGGATTTTTTGAGGGTCGCCACTGGGGATTGCCGGGCTATCTTGCAGCATTCTCGGTAGGCCAAATGGTTCTGTTGTTTGGCCTGGGTATCACGGTTATAAGGGAGTTCCCGGGGTATCTGCAATGGCCGGAAAAGCGTGTCAACCACTTGTTCTGGTCGCTTTCTCTAGTTGGTCTGGCTTTCAATGCAGCCATCTGGGCGGATAAGTTCCTTTTTTGGTTTGATCCGGCAACGGGAGAGCAGGTCATCGGGCCACTACATGCTTCGCCGATCTATGACGTACCCATTTTTCTCAGTTATATCACGATCGTGCCAGGACTCGCGGTGTTTCTGTTTCGTCTGGAAACCGATTTCGTAGAGGCGTACCAATCCTACAATCGAGCGATCGTTGAGGGTGGAACGTTAGCCGAGTTGCGTGCGGCCAAAATTGGCATGATCATTGCCACGCGGGCCGGGCTGTGGGATATTGCCAAAATCCAAGGGGTAACGGTGCTCCTCGCTTTTGCCTTTACGCCGCAACTGCTACACGTTCTGGGCTATTCACAGAATTACGCCAGAATTTTTGAGTTTGACGTCATTGGCGTAAGCTTGCAGCTCTTGCTTATGAGCCTGTTAAATGTCTATTTTTATCTTGATTTGCGTTTTCGGGCGGTGGTATTGAGCTTATTGTTTTTTACAGGGAACCTGGTTTTTACCTGGTTGACACTGCGTGCGGGACCGTTTTTCTATGGTATGGGGTTCGTTGCCGGGCTATTCTTGGTTGACACGCTGGGGGTTTATCTCTTGGCGCGCGACTTGGATCGCATTGACTATCTCACCTTCATTCGTGCACGGTAG
- a CDS encoding NAD-dependent epimerase/dehydratase family protein codes for MRKCILVIGGAGFIGSHSVDRLLAEGYSVRVLDNFSTGRWENLPSEHPRLEILVGDIAEEELWEPAFADVDAVLHLAAQVSVQKSIENPVRSCAENIQNFVIVLELARKRAVRVVYASSAAVYGDPQSLPAREADLASPISPYGLEKYTNELYAALYHKMYGLSHLGLRYFNVYGPRQDPHSPYSGVISRFLEQMRSGRPLTIRGDGLQERDFVHVFDVARANVAALFSTSNGVINIGSGEAVSILGLGEMLLKLHGQGDISWVPAIPGDIRHSCADISMMRSVLGPPSTPLAAGLQQLLEKFTLAAL; via the coding sequence ATGCGTAAATGTATTTTGGTTATTGGCGGCGCGGGGTTCATTGGGTCGCATAGCGTCGATCGCTTGCTTGCCGAGGGCTATTCGGTAAGGGTTCTGGATAATTTTTCCACCGGTCGCTGGGAAAATCTCCCGTCGGAACATCCGCGGCTGGAAATCTTGGTCGGAGATATCGCCGAAGAGGAACTATGGGAGCCAGCCTTCGCTGATGTCGACGCGGTTTTACACCTGGCAGCGCAAGTTTCGGTACAGAAAAGCATCGAAAACCCCGTACGCTCCTGTGCGGAAAATATCCAGAACTTCGTCATTGTTTTGGAGTTGGCGCGGAAACGTGCGGTGCGGGTAGTTTATGCGTCCTCTGCAGCGGTATATGGAGATCCGCAGAGCCTTCCTGCTCGGGAAGCGGATCTCGCTTCGCCCATTTCACCCTATGGCCTGGAAAAATACACCAATGAGCTCTACGCAGCGCTCTACCATAAAATGTACGGCCTCTCCCATTTGGGTTTGCGCTACTTCAATGTCTACGGTCCCCGACAAGATCCTCACTCACCCTACAGTGGCGTGATTTCTCGATTTCTCGAGCAGATGCGATCCGGTCGACCATTGACTATTCGCGGAGACGGCTTGCAGGAACGAGATTTCGTACATGTATTCGATGTGGCCCGTGCCAACGTTGCGGCTTTGTTTTCTACCTCCAACGGTGTTATCAATATCGGCTCTGGCGAGGCTGTGAGTATCCTTGGGTTGGGCGAGATGTTGCTGAAGTTACATGGTCAAGGCGATATCTCCTGGGTTCCAGCTATCCCCGGAGACATCCGTCATTCCTGTGCTGATATTTCCATGATGCGATCGGTGTTGGGTCCACCGAGCACCCCGTTGGCCGCGGGCTTGCAGCAGTTGCTCGAGAAATTTACGTTGGCGGCACTATAA
- a CDS encoding GDP-mannose 4,6-dehydratase, with product MLKDINRYNTSTARQITEHFHAKRVLVTGGFGFVGGHVARHLLNCGAELALLDIDTSPDRPSMVNCPRQGIREKVRIIEADVTDKKMMLDIIDEGRFHYIFHFAAYASVIEKALNAPYDTIMANTMGWIKVLRCFMWVA from the coding sequence ATGCTAAAAGATATCAATCGCTATAACACCTCCACCGCCCGCCAGATAACCGAACACTTCCACGCCAAGAGGGTTCTGGTCACTGGCGGTTTCGGGTTCGTGGGTGGTCACGTTGCTCGCCATCTCCTGAATTGTGGTGCTGAACTCGCGCTTCTAGACATCGACACTTCGCCCGATCGCCCCTCCATGGTCAATTGCCCTCGACAGGGGATCCGAGAAAAAGTCCGTATTATAGAGGCAGATGTTACCGACAAGAAAATGATGCTGGATATCATAGATGAGGGAAGGTTTCATTATATATTTCATTTTGCTGCTTATGCCTCGGTCATTGAAAAAGCTCTCAACGCGCCATACGACACGATAATGGCCAATACCATGGGTTGGATCAAGGTTCTTCGATGTTTCATGTGGGTAGCCTGA
- a CDS encoding ISL3 family transposase: MDQGNQLFTLALGLVPPWMVDDVRFTVEEKRLDLHVNFPRGSQFPCPVCGQDCPVYDTQEKVWRHLDFFQHAAYLHARVPRVHCPEHGVHLVSVPWAREGSGFTLLFEALVMAMVREMPVLTVSRLVRETDQRLWRVLDHYVAKAREAADMSEVHSVGIDETSSRRGHDYITLFVDLVAKRLLFATPGKDAETFAQFAEDLQAHGGSAEAITEVSMDLSPAFQKGAAEHLPNAQVTFDRFHLMKLVNEAVDAVRKGEALSQPDLKKSRWLWLKNPGKLSAKQSARLREILKNQNLKTAQAYQLRLTFQEIFTVQNRHQGATLLKAWVENVKDSGLPPMVKVAYTVMNHWDGVLRWFESQITNGILEGFNSLLQSAKAKARGYRTHKNFINMAYLILGKLDLRLPT, encoded by the coding sequence ATGGACCAAGGTAATCAACTGTTCACTCTGGCGTTGGGGTTGGTTCCGCCGTGGATGGTGGACGATGTGCGGTTCACGGTGGAGGAAAAGCGCCTGGACCTGCATGTGAACTTCCCAAGGGGTAGTCAGTTTCCCTGTCCGGTCTGCGGCCAGGACTGCCCGGTCTATGACACCCAGGAGAAGGTCTGGCGTCACCTCGACTTCTTCCAGCATGCGGCTTATCTCCATGCCCGCGTACCACGGGTCCATTGCCCGGAACACGGCGTGCATTTGGTATCCGTCCCTTGGGCGCGGGAAGGCTCGGGATTCACGCTGCTCTTTGAGGCTCTAGTCATGGCCATGGTCCGGGAGATGCCCGTGTTGACGGTCTCCCGCCTAGTGCGGGAGACGGACCAGCGACTCTGGCGGGTGCTCGATCATTACGTCGCCAAGGCCCGCGAGGCCGCGGACATGTCAGAGGTCCATTCCGTCGGTATCGATGAGACGAGCAGCCGGCGCGGCCATGATTACATCACCCTGTTTGTGGACCTCGTGGCGAAGCGCCTGCTGTTTGCCACACCCGGCAAGGATGCCGAGACTTTTGCGCAGTTCGCCGAAGATCTGCAGGCCCATGGCGGCAGCGCCGAGGCCATTACGGAGGTCAGCATGGACCTCTCGCCAGCCTTCCAAAAAGGGGCCGCAGAACACCTGCCCAACGCCCAGGTCACCTTCGATCGCTTTCACCTCATGAAGCTCGTCAATGAGGCCGTAGATGCCGTACGCAAGGGGGAAGCCCTCTCCCAACCAGACCTGAAAAAGAGCCGCTGGCTTTGGCTCAAGAACCCGGGAAAGCTCTCCGCCAAGCAAAGCGCCAGGCTCCGGGAGATCCTCAAGAACCAGAACCTCAAGACAGCACAGGCTTATCAGCTTCGCCTGACCTTCCAAGAAATCTTCACCGTCCAGAATCGCCACCAGGGCGCCACCCTGCTCAAGGCCTGGGTGGAAAACGTCAAGGACAGCGGATTACCGCCAATGGTCAAGGTCGCCTACACCGTCATGAATCACTGGGATGGTGTGCTCCGCTGGTTCGAGAGCCAGATCACCAACGGGATTCTGGAAGGCTTCAATAGCCTCCTCCAGTCCGCCAAGGCAAAAGCCCGTGGCTACCGTACCCACAAGAACTTTATCAACATGGCCTACCTGATCCTCGGTAAACTGGATCTCAGGCTACCCACATGA
- a CDS encoding NAD-dependent epimerase/dehydratase family protein encodes MEACRITQHRPSMIFLSSTDKVYGEMEGDSYFEHLTPLRGIGVYDSAKLAADVFSRTYHEAFGLPTVTLRMCNIFGPYDFNSGYRLLPRAMKNIFGAPDPVAPELYFDAIEHHRDYLYVDDLVNAIILLAHGSVCRGEVYNLAGGTYLSTPTMLRTIVELSANVERDYDAGRAEKILRNGIAVRVSANASTVHAISKQHLNGEKLVNDTGFQPGESFTDALLETIRFYREYFIGIKAEVASAKRLAG; translated from the coding sequence TTGGAAGCCTGTCGTATTACGCAACACCGGCCCAGCATGATATTTTTATCCTCTACTGACAAGGTCTATGGCGAGATGGAAGGGGATTCCTATTTTGAACATCTCACGCCTTTGCGGGGGATCGGAGTGTACGATTCCGCAAAGCTCGCGGCAGACGTATTTTCGCGTACGTATCATGAGGCATTCGGGTTGCCGACAGTTACCTTGCGTATGTGCAATATATTTGGTCCATATGATTTCAACAGTGGGTATCGCCTGCTGCCAAGAGCGATGAAAAATATATTTGGTGCGCCAGATCCTGTAGCTCCAGAGCTCTATTTTGACGCAATTGAGCATCACCGAGATTATCTCTATGTTGACGATTTGGTGAATGCCATCATATTGCTTGCGCACGGGAGTGTCTGTCGTGGAGAAGTCTATAATTTGGCTGGCGGCACGTATCTAAGCACCCCCACCATGCTACGTACCATCGTAGAGTTGAGCGCGAACGTTGAGCGTGATTATGATGCTGGCAGGGCAGAAAAAATCTTGCGCAATGGTATTGCCGTGCGTGTCAGTGCGAATGCCTCTACTGTCCATGCGATTAGTAAACAACATCTCAACGGAGAAAAACTGGTAAATGATACTGGGTTTCAGCCTGGGGAATCATTTACGGATGCGCTGCTGGAGACAATTCGATTCTATCGAGAGTATTTTATCGGCATCAAGGCGGAGGTCGCCAGTGCAAAACGTTTGGCAGGGTAG
- a CDS encoding GDP-mannose 4,6-dehydratase, producing the protein MRCWRQFDSIESILSASRRRSPVQNVWQGRKCLVTGGAGFGGAHLCEQLLARGAQVYVLDKVVHEFSYFRLQGIDRQVQMIPGDITDDSLVRLMLERFEINTVFHLAAQPIVPISNTLPMATLQSNAIGTFILLEAMRQSACVERMVIASSGAYYGATTTDCALRESDPPLTAANIYASSKVAADAVARSYAAAFGLSVAVCRFMNTYGPGDINFTRLVPRAMRNLLKGEAYHFGARDDGSSRLDFLYVGDMAEAYLRTAEAMPACRGEPFNFGSGVAISIADVARMISMRYDGSERAPIFSGEKRDRPAIKYLNIEKAFQLLGWQPKTALDDGLERTVKWYRDHWQELQKVA; encoded by the coding sequence ATGCGCTGCTGGAGACAATTCGATTCTATCGAGAGTATTTTATCGGCATCAAGGCGGAGGTCGCCAGTGCAAAACGTTTGGCAGGGTAGAAAGTGCCTGGTTACGGGAGGCGCGGGATTTGGGGGGGCGCATCTGTGTGAACAGCTCTTAGCGCGTGGTGCGCAGGTCTACGTGCTTGATAAGGTCGTGCACGAGTTTTCCTATTTCCGCCTCCAGGGAATCGATCGTCAGGTTCAAATGATTCCTGGTGACATCACAGACGACAGTCTGGTTCGTTTAATGTTGGAGCGCTTTGAGATCAACACGGTTTTCCATTTGGCAGCACAGCCGATCGTACCCATCAGCAACACGCTACCTATGGCAACTCTGCAGAGCAACGCGATAGGCACTTTCATTTTGCTGGAGGCGATGCGCCAGAGTGCGTGTGTTGAGCGCATGGTCATCGCCTCGAGTGGCGCTTACTACGGAGCAACTACTACCGACTGCGCGCTTCGGGAGTCGGATCCTCCTCTTACCGCAGCGAATATTTATGCCTCGTCTAAAGTCGCTGCGGACGCGGTGGCCCGTAGTTACGCTGCCGCCTTCGGCTTGTCCGTCGCGGTATGTCGCTTCATGAATACTTATGGCCCTGGAGATATCAATTTCACTCGCTTGGTCCCACGAGCAATGCGCAACCTATTGAAAGGCGAAGCGTACCACTTCGGTGCGCGCGATGATGGAAGCTCGCGTCTGGACTTCCTGTATGTAGGCGATATGGCGGAGGCGTATTTGCGAACCGCCGAGGCAATGCCGGCATGTCGCGGTGAACCATTCAACTTTGGTAGCGGTGTGGCGATATCAATAGCAGATGTGGCAAGAATGATTTCAATGCGCTACGACGGTAGTGAACGTGCGCCAATATTTTCAGGTGAAAAAAGGGATCGGCCAGCCATTAAATACCTGAATATTGAAAAAGCGTTCCAGTTGTTGGGTTGGCAGCCAAAGACCGCCCTGGATGACGGCTTGGAGAGAACGGTGAAATGGTACCGGGACCACTGGCAGGAGCTGCAAAAGGTTGCAT